A single region of the Plantactinospora soyae genome encodes:
- a CDS encoding ABC transporter permease, giving the protein MSLADAAAPTRPTTGLVGRLPALAVLEYHLVAYRRTWRAGVFSSFLLPLLTVVGFGVGVGAYVDAGVGGVAYLDFIVPGLIASTALQVGVAESSWPVLGNFEWIKIYFAQASTPLRVVDIVGGHLAFVLFRVLTSSLAFLLVAALFGTLHSAWALATPLLVLLIGFSVATPVFAYTSSIRSDSYLAMLFRFAVIPMTLFAGVFFPVESLPAVLRWLAYVSPLWHGVDLCRAATLGVAPAWSVPGHLLYLAAWGGVGWLLAVSRFRRRLVI; this is encoded by the coding sequence ATGTCGCTCGCGGACGCCGCCGCGCCGACCCGCCCGACGACCGGGCTGGTCGGCCGGCTTCCCGCCCTGGCGGTGCTGGAGTACCACCTCGTCGCGTACCGCCGTACCTGGCGGGCCGGAGTGTTCTCGTCGTTCCTGCTGCCGCTGCTCACCGTGGTCGGCTTCGGAGTGGGGGTGGGCGCCTACGTCGACGCCGGGGTGGGAGGCGTGGCCTACCTCGACTTCATCGTGCCGGGACTGATCGCCTCGACCGCGTTGCAGGTGGGGGTGGCGGAGTCGAGCTGGCCGGTGCTGGGCAACTTCGAGTGGATCAAGATCTACTTCGCCCAGGCATCGACGCCGCTGCGGGTGGTCGACATCGTCGGCGGGCACCTCGCCTTCGTGCTGTTCCGGGTGCTCACCAGCAGCCTGGCGTTCCTCCTCGTCGCCGCGCTGTTCGGCACGCTGCACTCGGCCTGGGCGCTGGCCACGCCGCTGCTGGTACTGCTGATCGGCTTCTCGGTCGCCACCCCGGTCTTCGCGTACACCTCGTCGATCCGCAGCGACAGCTATCTGGCGATGCTGTTCCGGTTCGCGGTCATCCCGATGACCCTCTTCGCCGGGGTCTTCTTTCCGGTCGAGTCGCTGCCGGCCGTGCTGCGCTGGCTGGCGTACGTGTCGCCGCTGTGGCACGGCGTCGACCTGTGCCGGGCCGCCACCCTCGGCGTCGCGCCGGCCTGGTCGGTACCGGGCCATCTGCTCTATCTCGCCGCGTGGGGCGGCGTCGGCTGGCTACTGGCCGTGTCGCGGTTCCGCCGCCGGTTGGTGATCTGA
- a CDS encoding ABC transporter ATP-binding protein produces the protein MASDGVLIQARGLVKRFGDFTAVDGIDVDVRAGEAFGFLGPNGAGKSSTMRMIGCVSPPTGGELRIMDMDPGRDGPAIRARLGVCPQLDNLDPELTVRENLTTYARYFGIPRRVARERADELLDFVQLAERANSKVEPLSGGMKRRLTIARALVNEPDIVLLDEPTTGLDPQARHLVWERLFRLKQQGVTLVLTTHYMDEAEQLCDRLVVMDGGRIVAEGSPRTLIERYSTREVVELRFPTDAQEDFAGKLAGIGERIEVLPDRILLYVTDGDAAVAGVHDRALTPASVLVRRSSLEDVFLHLTGRTLVD, from the coding sequence GTGGCGAGCGACGGTGTTCTCATCCAGGCCCGAGGGCTGGTCAAACGGTTCGGCGACTTCACCGCCGTCGATGGGATCGACGTCGACGTGCGGGCCGGGGAGGCGTTCGGGTTCCTCGGGCCCAACGGCGCCGGCAAGAGTTCGACGATGCGGATGATCGGCTGTGTCTCACCCCCGACCGGCGGCGAGTTACGGATCATGGACATGGATCCCGGCCGGGACGGGCCGGCGATCCGGGCGCGCCTCGGGGTCTGTCCACAGCTGGACAACCTCGATCCCGAGCTGACCGTCCGGGAGAACCTGACGACGTACGCGCGCTACTTCGGTATCCCGCGCCGGGTGGCCCGGGAGCGGGCCGACGAACTGCTCGACTTCGTGCAGCTCGCCGAGCGGGCCAACAGCAAGGTGGAGCCGCTCTCCGGCGGCATGAAGCGCCGGTTGACCATCGCCCGCGCGCTGGTCAACGAGCCCGACATCGTGCTGCTCGACGAGCCGACCACCGGGCTGGACCCGCAGGCCCGACACCTGGTCTGGGAACGACTGTTCCGGCTCAAGCAGCAGGGCGTGACGCTGGTGCTGACCACCCATTACATGGACGAGGCCGAGCAGCTCTGCGATCGGCTGGTGGTGATGGACGGCGGTCGGATCGTGGCCGAGGGGTCACCCCGGACGCTGATCGAGCGGTACTCCACCCGTGAGGTGGTCGAACTGCGCTTTCCCACCGACGCCCAGGAGGACTTCGCCGGCAAGCTGGCCGGTATCGGCGAGCGGATCGAGGTGCTGCCGGACCGGATCCTGCTCTACGTCACCGACGGCGACGCGGCGGTGGCCGGCGTGCACGACCGGGCGTTGACCCCGGCCAGCGTGCTGGTCCGGCGGAGCAGCCTGGAGGACGTCTTCCTGCACCTCACCGGCCGGACGTTGGTGGACTGA
- a CDS encoding ABC transporter permease → MVSIVLPRLISFEGAARRSVSVAERNVAALRSAYWVVLISGFFEPLLYLLSIGVGVGALVGDLTLPGGEVVTYAAFVAPAMLASSAMSGALAETTFNFFGKMKYMKLYDGILATPVKPFEIALGELGWAMLRGTAYSAAFLAIMVALDLTSAVRALVAFPAAVLVGFAFGALGMALSTFMRSWQDFDLMGSAQFTLFLFSGTFVPAEAYPSVLRWVVEVTPLYRSVELIRGISVSGGGWGQLVDVLYLVGITVLGLVVAGRRMGRLLCK, encoded by the coding sequence GTGGTCAGCATCGTCCTGCCTCGACTGATCAGTTTCGAGGGAGCGGCCCGCCGTTCCGTCTCGGTGGCCGAGCGGAACGTCGCGGCGCTGCGGTCGGCGTACTGGGTCGTGCTGATCTCGGGTTTCTTCGAGCCGCTGCTCTATCTGCTCTCCATCGGCGTCGGGGTGGGGGCGCTGGTCGGCGACCTGACGTTGCCCGGCGGCGAGGTGGTCACCTACGCGGCGTTCGTGGCACCCGCGATGCTCGCCTCGTCGGCGATGAGCGGTGCGCTGGCCGAAACGACATTCAATTTCTTCGGCAAGATGAAGTACATGAAGCTGTACGACGGCATCCTGGCCACCCCGGTCAAGCCGTTCGAGATAGCGCTCGGTGAGCTGGGTTGGGCGATGCTGCGCGGCACCGCCTACTCGGCGGCGTTCCTGGCCATCATGGTGGCGCTGGACCTGACCAGCGCGGTCCGGGCGCTGGTCGCCTTTCCGGCCGCCGTACTGGTCGGGTTCGCGTTCGGGGCGCTCGGGATGGCGCTCTCCACTTTCATGCGCAGTTGGCAGGACTTCGACCTGATGGGCTCGGCCCAGTTCACCCTGTTCCTGTTCTCCGGCACGTTCGTACCGGCCGAGGCGTACCCGTCGGTGCTGCGCTGGGTGGTCGAGGTGACCCCGCTCTACCGGTCGGTCGAACTGATCCGGGGCATCTCCGTCTCCGGCGGCGGATGGGGCCAACTCGTGGACGTGCTCTACCTGGTCGGGATCACGGTGCTGGGGCTGGTCGTCGCGGGCCGGCGAATGGGTCGACTGCTCTGCAAGTGA